The genomic region GGGTTAGCTCAGGAGTTAGACCACGAAGCGCACAGACACTCCACCGACCCCACACACTTATGTTCGTCCATATACGTTGGTCCTCGTCTCGGGCAGCTGCGCCGGTGTTCGGCGGCCCTTCTCTGTCTACATACTGCTGCCCTTCGCGCGCTCACACGTCGCGAGCCCCGGTGCCTTGTTGCTGGGTTACTGCGGTTTGGCGGGAGAACGCCAGCTCGCGAGCTGGAGGAAACGGGAAGTAGCTTAGCCACCGTGCTAGCTGCCTTTCCCCCCGTTTTAGTCAACGAAATGGCAGCGCAGTGTTCTTCGAGGCGGTAATAAAGTCGCTTTTGGAAGCGAATACGTGCAAAAAAACTCCAACGGAGGAGAGACGTACTTCACAACGCGTTTAATATTAGCATTAGCTAGTTAGAATGGCTAACGCTTGAGTGGCGAGCCGACGTGCTAGCTGGCGGGGTAGCTGGGTGAGCTGGCCGGTAACTCGATGCGCTGGCGGGGTAGCGACGCTGGTGGCGGACTGTCGCGCCTCTCACATTTCTGTGTGAAGTTTACTTTATCTTGGTTTTTGATATGCTCCATTTAATTGAACCACGCTGACTGTACGCATTTTAATTTGTGCAGTATGGAGGAGAAGCCCTGCTCGTCCAGCGCTGCAGACAGGTGAGGTGGCGTCCACTCTCTGCTACACTGAACTAGTTGGCCAACACGGTCCAGTTATGCGTCTACATCAACAGGTGacgttttatattttatttccaGCTCCGTAGACGTGGCTGAGGAAGCGAAGAAGCTGATTGGCAAAGGAAACAGGCACCTGGTGATGGGGGACGTCGTGTCTGCAGTGAGCGTGTTCCAGGAAGCCTGTGCAATGTTGTGAGTATGCTATTACATATCTTGTACACGTGAGGAAAGCTTCAGGTAGACCTGAGTCCTTAATGTCCTGAACTTTAGTACTACAGTGTTCTTGAGTATTGAGCTGTTAAAGGTTTGGAGCAGTTTACACCTAATCATGCAGGACACTGCCTCAAAGTCTCCTAATTTTGATCATCCAACCCTACATTTGTTGACCAATGGAATAGTACAGGTTGAATTAAGGGATGAGAGAAATGTAGTTATGCTGTTGTGTGATTACAATTATCTTCACTACCATAGATGCCACTACTATACAAAATGCGCTTGCCTGAATTACAGGAATAGCAAAAATGTTGAATTTTATTCTGGTGTCAGCATTCTAAGGACTAAATATCAATCTTTCACGATTCAACTTTCACAGAGCTGAAAGATATGGGGACACTGCTGATGAATGTGCAGAGGCTTTCTTCCTGTGTGGGAAGTCCTTGCTAGAGCTTGCCAGGTAACATGGCTCACAGGGTCTTGCTCCTGCATctcaaaatgtgttttaatgtatgTTTTGATCCAGGATGTTTATCAGTTGGTCTGTACTGCAGGATGGAGAACACAGTCTTGGGTAACGCTTTAGAAGGAGTCCCAGAGGAATCCTCAGAGGAGAGTGAGAAGCAGAATGATTCAAAGATCGAGAGTGCAGACAACTTGGATGGTTGGTATTTTGGTGTGTGGAAGTGCCACACACTTTCTTGTATCATAGCCTCGTGcagagtgatgtgcagtgttaaTTGAATTCAGAGGGTTATGTTGGAGGTGGTTTTCTTTCTGGAGGAAGTGTTGAACAGACCAGTTTTGAGCATTGAAGATTGCTGGCTGAAATAGCATTGTGCATTTAGACAAGTTACTGGTTTGAGTTGCCATTGTGTAAGCAAACCCAACTTGAGTAAGAACATGgaccttaaatgtaattgtTTTCACCACAACGCAGAGGAGACCAGAGATGAGCTCCGTGCACAGGTCTATGATGCCATGTCGGCGGACAAGAGGGATTCTCAGGGAGAGGGTCAAGAGGTAAAGGAAGAAGGCTCTGGGGAAGAGCATGCAGAGAAGAAAGAGGCAGATGCTTCAGACAGGAATGAAGATAAGCCTGAATCTACCCATGAAGGTGGTGAAAAGACCACGATGTCTCCTCATAAAGACGAGAAGCCTGGATCTACGCATGAAGATGGTGAAAAGACCACGATGTCTCCCCATAAAAATGACGAGAAGCCTGGATCTACCCCTGAGGATGGTGAAAAGACCATGATGTCTCCCCATAAAAATGACGAGAAGCCTGAATCTACCCCTGAGGATGGTGAAAAGACCATGATGTCTCCCCATAAAAATGACGAGAAGCCTGAATCTACCCTTGAAGGTGATGAGAAGACCACAGTGTCTCCCAATAAAAATGACGAGAAGCCTGCAGAGTCCCCCCTTAAAAGTCATGAGCAGGCTTCTGAACATGAAGTTGCGATCAAGAATGTGGAGGAAGGAGCCATTGCCTCAAAGCTAGAAGATGCCATAGGAAGCGGTAGCATGAACGAAGGTGTGAAGGAAATGGAGGGCTCTGATGAAGAAAGGGCAGAACccatggaggaagagtgtggaggtagaggtggtcAAAGTCCAGGGCAGCACTGGGGAATACTGTTATACATGTGCACCTTCACTTGGTGAATATCTTGGTTCTGGTGGGCTCTGAGGATGGCACAGTAGAACAATAATTGGTGACCTGGTGGACCATCTGACTATTTGTCGTAATTTGGTTTTCAGTTTGTCTGACTTCAGTTACTCTGCTTGTTCAGATGACGATGGcaatgaagatgatgatgacaacgatgatgatgatgacgactaCGAAGGGGAGGGCAATGCTGAGGAAAAAGTTTGTATTTACTCGGGTAGAATTCTGAAGATTTGATGTGGAACCATGTCTGCTCTCTTAATTTGACTGTTTTGTCCTCTTGTAGGAGAATGAAGAGGAGGAAGTAGGAAACCTCCAGTTAGCATGGGAGATGCTGGAAGTGGCTAAAGTCATTTACAAAAGGTAGAAGTAGGGTCCCTCATTTTACTTATTCCAATTAAGCAATGAGGTTTGGGGTTTTTCCCTCCCCTGAAAAACTTCATTAATTTGCAGAAAGGAGAGCAAGGAGGACCAGTTAATGGCAGCACAGATCTTGCTGAAACTTGGGGAAGTTGGTGCAGAGTCAGGTACATTTTCTTGTCCTCTGTTTGTGGTTGTTTAACGAGTTTGACAACAGTTCTTGTACAGGAATTTAAGATGAACCATGTTTAGTACTTTGCACTAATTGTGCTCTTTGCAAAGCTTGCTTGCCTGTCTTCAATTACTGTAAATCTGTCGTCCCACCTGCCTTAAAATAAAAGCACTTGATATATGGAAGTGGTTGCTATGAATAGACCTTTACATATTTAAAATGTGAGAATTTGCATTTGCCCCACACAATAAATGACCGTTTTGCATTCCAAAGCTTCAAGATCTGTATATACGTTCTAAATATTTAGAACTTTGATTTCAAACCCAAGAGGATTGTTTTGAAATTCATACCTAAGAGATGGCTGATGAGCCTACGGTTTGGTTTGTAGGTAACTATACCCAGGCTCTGGAGGATTTCCAGGAGTGTTTAGTCATACAGCTGGAGCACCTGCCCCCTCATAGTCGCCTGCTGGCTGAGACTCATTACCAGCTGGGCATGACCTTTAGCTACACAGCACAGTACAACCAGGCCATCCAGCACTTCACCAGTTCCATCAAAGTCATCGAGAGCCGCCTGGGTAAGATGTTACATATTCTACATTTGATCTCCCTGAAGCATCTTGTTCCAGCTTTGGATTACCTTAACTTGTTTGATTAATTTGTCATGATTAACTGTCCTGTAAGAAGCACTTGACTAATTTTCCATCCGTATTCCTCCTGTGTGAAGCCATGCTTCAGGAGGCGATTGACAAAGCTGAAGGGGCGGAAGAGGCAAAGGAGGAGCGGAGTGAGCTGGAGGAGCTGAAACAGCTGCTCCCCGAGATTGCCGAGAGGGTTGAAGATGCGAAGGAAAGCCAGAGAACAGCAGCCGTTGCATCACAAGCCATCCATCAGACCCTGGTAGGTGGAAGCGAAACTGTAGGTATGCACCAGAGAGGAAGAAATCAGATTTGATGAGAACGTTGTGCGCTTGATCGCAGGGAGGGGCGTCCACGTCATCTGCATTCCCTGCTGAAAATGGTGGTGCATCTTCATCTACAGTCAGTCAGGTGTGTGCACCTTAATTTGGAAACACCCCAAGGCTTTTTAAGTTGACCATTTGAAATGCTTGTTCGCAGCCACGGACTTACCTGCTCTGCTCTCTTTTTAGATTGAAGGTAAACCAGCTGATGGGGCGTCATGTTCCAAATCTACTTCGGACATCTCCCATCTAGTGCGCAAGAAGGTCCGTCTCCATCCAGTCAGTGTCCATCCAGtgaccttttatttatttttatatttttgtcCCTTCCCTGCCTTGAAGGATTCTCTTCAGCAGTCCCTAATTTTGGCTCATCGGTACATGTGTGAAAACCCTGGCCTTAGTGGGACACGGTTACATACCCCCTTACTGTCTCAAGACACGGACACTAGAGAAGTTAAGACGCGATGTGGTGCATGGTGGTTCAGAGGTGAAGTCGTGCGAGAGTAGCCATGGCTTTGTGCACTTGTGCAGTAGCTTTTTTAGATGAGGAGCTAACATGAGGAGATAAGTAAGTAGGAAATAAAGTTTGTTCTGTCCTGCTTTGTATTCCTGCACAGAGGAAACCGGAAGATGAGAGCCCTAAAAAGGACAGTGATGCTAAAAAGGTCAAACAGGAGACCACGGTTAATGGCAGCGGCGACTCTGCCAGCAGCAACAATGGAGTCCAGGAGAAAATGGAGCAGGAGGTGAGTTGATCTTGATTCTTCATGCAAGATCAGCGAAGGTTCTTGCGGGCAGCTGGTTCAGGACGGAGACTAATATACGGATTACTCGTCAGAACCTTCTACCCTCTCACTGCACATGTTGCCTTGGATTCAATTTCCCAGTGGTGCTTTTTCTCTTTTTAGCCGGCAAATTCCTCTTCCTCGGTGGAGACCTCAGCATGATGCATTTGTCCTGACTGACCACTGATCTTCCAACCAGCACAGCATGCCTGCCTCAAGTCTCTCCATACACaccttttttgttttgtaaataaAACCTTTACCTTTTCGGTGTCTGTTCAAAAAATTTTGTATTATTGTAGTAAAGTTTCAATAAAAGATTTGCATACGTCAAGTGGTGTGGggtttatgtttattttttggtttattttaaGTACAATGACGTTACAAGAATAAAGCTACATTAAATCTGGTTTGGTCCTTGCATGTTTTGTTCTGGAAGAGCCCAGTGTCCATCATGAGAAGCCACACTGCTTTCTTGCCTGCCTAAAGACTTGGGCTGGACCTCAAGACTTCAGAACAAAGTGAATGTTTTCAATTGTTTCAGAACAAATGAGGTAATGGAACTACAAGTGGAATTTCTTTAGCAAACTTGGGCTAACCATGTCAAAGGTAACCAAGTGTTTTTGGCTACAACCATTCTGTAAAGTTTCTATAAATTTGTTTGCAATCTTGGAAGCCACATCAATCTTTCCCTCATGTTTACATCTATCCATCCTCAATGGAAGAAGAATTCATGTAGTCAGTTCAGGGTCGTGATGGATGAATAGGACTGGATGAACATTGTATCATGGGCAGATGTGTTTGGCTGGTTGAGAGTATTGCAGCATGTGCAATCTgtaatataaaaatgtaaaagaatTTGTGATCGCTGGCCTAAAGAATGTGAATGCACAAGAACAAATTCAGGCTCCATTTGTGTTGAGATGTTCAGCAGAAGCATGAACAAAACATGAGGTAATGATTGTGCTGCATACCACCGGTGGGTGTTTGTAATGGCTCGTATGGTCGGGCTCAATCTTAGCCAGACACTGAATATCTCCATCTCGAGCATTAACCACACGAAGACAAATTTCCATATCACCTAGCTGACCATGGAGAGaaagcaattaatttttacatatcagccaataTCTCTACCCTTTGACACCAATTATTCTATACATTTATTCAGAGAAACAGGTACACAGACAACACCTTTCTAAAGCAGTTGGGAACCCATCGGTAATATAATTTTGATTGAATACAAAGATGCTTGAttattttcttttcctttttttaccTGAGGAACAGAGTTGAGTTGGTCTGTGCTAAGCAAGGGCCTCACAGGAAGAGCACGGAATGGGACCCTCCAGAAACCAGTCTGGAGCTGTTTGTGCTGGTCAAACAACAGCAGCCTTGCCCAGCCTTGGGGGACCAAACCTTGGCTCTCCTTCTCATTCTGTGACCCAAGACCCCTGGGAGTGTGTACTTCCACCACCAAAGAAAGGGCTGGAGAAGACCGTGTCCTATAGCCAGATTTGTACATATACCAATTCACATTGAAGgagatgtttcttttttttcttattttttcagaGGACAGAAATTAAGCTAGCATTAAACAATGACATTTGAAATGGCTTTGGATAAATTCAGTTACCTTGGCACAGGCTGTTTGAAAGCCAGTAAGGCATAGTCTCCAGAATGCTTGGTCGATGGACCAGCGAGGTCCCCAGCAGGTCGACACTGGACAGCTGGCATGGGAGTGGGCTGACCCATCTCCTGACCTCCATAGTACAACCTGGCTACCAAACTAAGTGCTCGAAAAGTAGGATCCACTCCCAGAACTATGTCATAGAAGATGATGAACCCAGCCCTGTACACATACACAACTATAATAATTACTTTTGTGCTGTGATAACTGTGATATACGCATCAATAATTGAGATGCACCTTCACAAGGAGGAAATCTGACTCACGTCAAATCATATAGAGCAGGTCCAAGGGTCTCCACAGAGTCAAGCACATGCTTACCCAACAGCCAATGCTGCTTGGAGCTATTATCCTGAAATATCGATGCTCTGTTTATTAACTATTTTGAATGATAAAGAATAATTTAAAAGAACTGAAATCTAAAGTACAGTATGTAAGTAGATACTTCTTTAATATATACAAATCAAACATATTGAATGTATTGTTATCCAGTAAGAGATCAAACCACTGATCAAACAAGGTATGTACTATCTCAGGTGTATAAGTAATTATGGTTATTGTGGAATAAACGAACAGTTGGGCTTATCTGGGCTAGATGGTGTCCAGACAaggtggtgggaggggctggagctggtctctccctgcctctctccaCTTCCCTCCTCAGGTTGAAGACCTCTGCTTGCAGGATGGCTATTTCATCGATGTGGTGCCTCGGGATCAGGTGGCGGTCTGATCCAGCTGCAGTGAGACAGAATTAGCCAATACAGAGCTAATACTATTAATTTAATAATACTTAATTGACATTGTCCATAACAACAAACCCAGAGCACAGAGTGTAAATAACTGCCATGGGTAGATCATTTTGGTGAGTACTGTTGCTATGGCTTCACGGTGGCTTCACTGGCCAATCAAAAAAGCTTTTTAGTTGACAAGGACTACCTTCATCCCCTTTGCGTTGTTGCCTTGCTAGCTGCATTCTGAGAATCTCTTCCTCTAGTTTCTGGTTCTCTTGCTCAATCACCCAAATATCAGAGTCGATGGCTCGATGATGGGTCAGTTGTCCTGAGGAGAGCAGGGGCAATGCCAGGAAGCTGTGGTGTTGTAAGAATACTGCGTATTATGGCCCCGGGCTACTCACGTTTTCCCCCAGAATTGTGCTCAGCTTTAGGTTTGACTTGCTCCAGATTGTATGCTTCAGCCTGAAGGTCGTGCATGTGGGCCAGAACCTCTGGATCAGCACCCCCAGCCTGCATGTATGCTAGCCGCAAAGATCTGTCACAGCAAGAACCAAGTTCTTCTTAGAAATTAGGAGTCCAATATAGGAGTCTAAGAACCTTTCCTATTTTGTTAGCAAGAAAATGGGCTCCTGAAATGGAGT from Brachyhypopomus gauderio isolate BG-103 chromosome 8, BGAUD_0.2, whole genome shotgun sequence harbors:
- the nasp gene encoding nuclear autoantigenic sperm protein isoform X4; translation: MAAQCSSRRMEEKPCSSSAADSSVDVAEEAKKLIGKGNRHLVMGDVVSAVSVFQEACAMLAERYGDTADECAEAFFLCGKSLLELARMENTVLGNALEGVPEESSEESEKQNDSKIESADNLDEETRDELRAQVYDAMSADKRDSQGEGQEVKEEGSGEEHAEKKEADASDRNEDKPESTHEGGEKTTMSPHKDEKPGSTHEDGEKTTMSPHKNDEKPGSTPEDGEKTMMSPHKNDEKPESTPEDGEKTMMSPHKNDEKPESTLEGDEKTTVSPNKNDEKPAESPLKSHEQASEHEVAIKNVEEGAIASKLEDAIGSGSMNEGVKEMEGSDEERAEPMEEECGDDDGNEDDDDNDDDDDDYEGEGNAEEKENEEEEVGNLQLAWEMLEVAKVIYKRKESKEDQLMAAQILLKLGEVGAESGNYTQALEDFQECLVIQLEHLPPHSRLLAETHYQLGMTFSYTAQYNQAIQHFTSSIKVIESRLAMLQEAIDKAEGAEEAKEERSELEELKQLLPEIAERVEDAKESQRTAAVASQAIHQTLGGASTSSAFPAENGGASSSTVSQIEGKPADGASCSKSTSDISHLVRKKVRLHPRKPEDESPKKDSDAKKVKQETTVNGSGDSASSNNGVQEKMEQEPANSSSSVETSA
- the nasp gene encoding nuclear autoantigenic sperm protein isoform X2, which encodes MPEETAAASSAESMEEKPCSSSAADSSVDVAEEAKKLIGKGNRHLVMGDVVSAVSVFQEACAMLAERYGDTADECAEAFFLCGKSLLELARMENTVLGNALEGVPEESSEESEKQNDSKIESADNLDEETRDELRAQVYDAMSADKRDSQGEGQEVKEEGSGEEHAEKKEADASDRNEDKPESTHEGGEKTTMSPHKDEKPGSTHEDGEKTTMSPHKNDEKPGSTPEDGEKTMMSPHKNDEKPESTPEDGEKTMMSPHKNDEKPESTLEGDEKTTVSPNKNDEKPAESPLKSHEQASEHEVAIKNVEEGAIASKLEDAIGSGSMNEGVKEMEGSDEERAEPMEEECGDDDGNEDDDDNDDDDDDYEGEGNAEEKENEEEEVGNLQLAWEMLEVAKVIYKRKESKEDQLMAAQILLKLGEVGAESGNYTQALEDFQECLVIQLEHLPPHSRLLAETHYQLGMTFSYTAQYNQAIQHFTSSIKVIESRLAMLQEAIDKAEGAEEAKEERSELEELKQLLPEIAERVEDAKESQRTAAVASQAIHQTLGGASTSSAFPAENGGASSSTVSQIEGKPADGASCSKSTSDISHLVRKKRKPEDESPKKDSDAKKVKQETTVNGSGDSASSNNGVQEKMEQEPANSSSSVETSA
- the nasp gene encoding nuclear autoantigenic sperm protein isoform X1 gives rise to the protein MPEETAAASSAESMEEKPCSSSAADSSVDVAEEAKKLIGKGNRHLVMGDVVSAVSVFQEACAMLAERYGDTADECAEAFFLCGKSLLELARMENTVLGNALEGVPEESSEESEKQNDSKIESADNLDEETRDELRAQVYDAMSADKRDSQGEGQEVKEEGSGEEHAEKKEADASDRNEDKPESTHEGGEKTTMSPHKDEKPGSTHEDGEKTTMSPHKNDEKPGSTPEDGEKTMMSPHKNDEKPESTPEDGEKTMMSPHKNDEKPESTLEGDEKTTVSPNKNDEKPAESPLKSHEQASEHEVAIKNVEEGAIASKLEDAIGSGSMNEGVKEMEGSDEERAEPMEEECGDDDGNEDDDDNDDDDDDYEGEGNAEEKENEEEEVGNLQLAWEMLEVAKVIYKRKESKEDQLMAAQILLKLGEVGAESGNYTQALEDFQECLVIQLEHLPPHSRLLAETHYQLGMTFSYTAQYNQAIQHFTSSIKVIESRLAMLQEAIDKAEGAEEAKEERSELEELKQLLPEIAERVEDAKESQRTAAVASQAIHQTLGGASTSSAFPAENGGASSSTVSQIEGKPADGASCSKSTSDISHLVRKKVRLHPRKPEDESPKKDSDAKKVKQETTVNGSGDSASSNNGVQEKMEQEPANSSSSVETSA
- the nasp gene encoding nuclear autoantigenic sperm protein isoform X3, with protein sequence MEEKPCSSSAADSSVDVAEEAKKLIGKGNRHLVMGDVVSAVSVFQEACAMLAERYGDTADECAEAFFLCGKSLLELARMENTVLGNALEGVPEESSEESEKQNDSKIESADNLDEETRDELRAQVYDAMSADKRDSQGEGQEVKEEGSGEEHAEKKEADASDRNEDKPESTHEGGEKTTMSPHKDEKPGSTHEDGEKTTMSPHKNDEKPGSTPEDGEKTMMSPHKNDEKPESTPEDGEKTMMSPHKNDEKPESTLEGDEKTTVSPNKNDEKPAESPLKSHEQASEHEVAIKNVEEGAIASKLEDAIGSGSMNEGVKEMEGSDEERAEPMEEECGDDDGNEDDDDNDDDDDDYEGEGNAEEKENEEEEVGNLQLAWEMLEVAKVIYKRKESKEDQLMAAQILLKLGEVGAESGNYTQALEDFQECLVIQLEHLPPHSRLLAETHYQLGMTFSYTAQYNQAIQHFTSSIKVIESRLAMLQEAIDKAEGAEEAKEERSELEELKQLLPEIAERVEDAKESQRTAAVASQAIHQTLGGASTSSAFPAENGGASSSTVSQIEGKPADGASCSKSTSDISHLVRKKVRLHPRKPEDESPKKDSDAKKVKQETTVNGSGDSASSNNGVQEKMEQEPANSSSSVETSA
- the ccdc17 gene encoding coiled-coil domain-containing protein 17, giving the protein MEHLGKFSCHDCNMEFHSASLLDKHKARFCIGSDLGDPIALRKNRLEITKQGKTALGFPPRKTKTPDLICVWNGKLSKAALSSLRGRQTSPPQHTTTEGPPALSSLRGRQTSPPQHTTTEGPPALSQFTEEFYKLRMTIEENLPRRQKQGLSAGSQWLDDERLWGASEHHEQKLAEMKAYATHLEQQREQIEQQLTVLASQGSRTYLEKLLQDLREHELRNEKLLCQLSTHLEHLWRMKESNSPSELLKDKKTHANFDLMSSLDGLLSTQIRSLRLAYMQAGGADPEVLAHMHDLQAEAYNLEQVKPKAEHNSGGKRQLTHHRAIDSDIWVIEQENQKLEEEILRMQLARQQRKGDEAGSDRHLIPRHHIDEIAILQAEVFNLRREVERGRERPAPAPPTTLSGHHLAQISPTDNSSKQHWLLGKHVLDSVETLGPALYDLTAGFIIFYDIVLGVDPTFRALSLVARLYYGGQEMGQPTPMPAVQCRPAGDLAGPSTKHSGDYALLAFKQPVPRTRSSPALSLVVEVHTPRGLGSQNEKESQGLVPQGWARLLLFDQHKQLQTGFWRVPFRALPVRPLLSTDQLNSVPQLGDMEICLRVVNARDGDIQCLAKIEPDHTSHYKHPPVIAHAAILSTSQTHLPMIQCSSSPIHPSRP